The genome window CGGCTCGAGGCCCACGAGCGCATCGACTACGCGAAGAGGGCGGTCGAGTCCGCGGTCAAGATGGTCCAGAGATTGGGATGAGGGAGCTCTCCCGCAAGCTCGCAGGGATACCCCCCTCGGCGACGATCGAGATCTCGAACCTCGCGCGGCAGATGGAGAAGAGGGGGATCCCGGTCATCTCGCTCTCCATCGGGGAACCGGACTTTGACACCCCCCGCCACATCAAGGACGCCTGCATAAAGGCCCTCCTCGACGGCGAGACCCATTACGCCCCGAGCAACGGCATCCCCGAGCTCCTCGAGGCCATCGCGGCAAAGATAGCGAGGGAGAACGGTTTTTCGTGCACGCCGGACGAGGTCATCGTGACGTGTGGGGCAAAGGACGCGATCTACGACGCGATGGAGGCTGTCCTGAACCCGGGCGAGGAGGTGATCATCCTCGACCCCGCGTGGGTCTCGTACGAGCCCTGCGTCGTGATCGCGGGGGGAAAGCCGGTCCACCACTCCCTCGACCAGGAGACGTTCCAGGTCGACGACAGCATCCTCGAGCGCGTCTCGCCCCGGACGAAGATGGTCATCGTGAACACGCCGTCGAACCCAAGCGGCGCGGTCCTCGACAGGAAGTCGCTCTCCCTCATCGCGGACATGTGCGCGGACTACGACCTCATCGCCCTCTCCGACGAGATATACGAGAAGCTCACCTACGGGAAACCCCACGTCTCCCTCGCGTCGATCGGGGACATGGCCGAGAGGACGATCACGGTGAACGGGTTCTCGAAGGCCTACGCGATGACCGGGTGGAGGCTCGGGTACGCCGTTGCCCCCCTCCCCATCATCCGGCAGATGTCGAAGGTCCAGCAGCACTCCGTGAGCCACCCGACGACGTTCGCGATGTACGGGGGCGTCGCGGCCCTCACGTCCGACCAGTCGTGCGTGGAGGAGATGAGGAGGGAGTTCCAGAGGAGGCGCGACTTCCTCGCGGGGGAACTCCGGCTGATGGGGTACAGGACCGCACCCGCGGACGGTGCCTTCTACGTCTTCGTCCGCGTGGAGGGTGACGACATGGAGGTCGCGCGGCGCTGGCTCGAGGACCTCCACATCGCCGTCACCCCCGGGAGCGCGTTCCACGCGCCGGGCTGGGAGAGGATCTCGTACGCGACCTCGATGGCAAACCTCGAGGAGGCGGTCCGCAGGTTCCGCCGGGCCTCCTGACCCTCCCGCGACGCCGGGAGTGGGCCACGCGCGGTGCACTGCGGGGGAAAGACCACGGAGTCCCCCCCCCGCGTTCGCGAGGCGCGCGGGTGACGGGAGGGGAGCACGGGGGAGAGTGCCGGCAGGCAGAGAGGGATTGATGGATCGGAAAATGCAGGGGGCTCGGCAGATATGGTGAGGGAATGGTCGTGCATCCTCCTCTGTGCGGCATGCATCGCGGGAGGCCTTGCTGCGGGGTTTCTCTGGGCGAGTGCGGGGAGTGCGGGGCCGACAGGGACACACTCTTCCAGGTCTCCACGATCGGGGCGCTCATGGAGGGCGACTACCGTGGCCACGTGACGTTTGGGGAGCTGAAAGGACACGGGGACTTCGGGATCGGGACGTTCGAGGCCCTCGACGGGGAGATGGTCGCGGTCGACGGGAGGTACTGGCAGGTCACTGCGGACGGGTGCGTCCACCCCGTGACGGACGGGATGGAAACACCGTTCGCGGCGGTCACGTTCTTCGAGCCCGACATCGCCTTCACCATCCCGCGGGCGGAGAACTACAGCGACTTTTCGCGGCAGGTGAGAGAGGCCCTCCCCTCGGAGAACATGACGTACGCCGTCAGGGTCAGGGGCGAGTTCCTCCGCGTGCTGGCACGGAGCGTTCCCCGGCAGGGGGAACCGTACCCCCGCCTCGCCGACGCGGTGAAGAACCAGTCGGTCTTCCCGATCAACGGGACGAGGGGGGTCGCGGCAGGGTTCTACGTGCCGGAGTACGCGGGCGCGCTCAACGTCCCGGGATTCCACCTCCACTACATCGCGGACGACGGGACGAGGGGCGGGCACGTCCTCGACCTCTCGGCGGAAGGCGTGACCGTCGAGCTGGACGAGACACCGCGGTTCTGCCTTATTCTCGGGGGAGACGGCGGGGATGGGGGGAAGATCCCCCCTCCCGTTCGAGGAGAAGTTGAAAGAATCGAAAAAAGCGGTTGATTGGCCGAAAAATTCTCTCTCTCCCTCCCGTTCGGGCAAGGATCGAAAGATATTTTGTGTTTTGGGCGAAAAGACGAGGGAGGGAAGCATTCGGGGGCGACCGCCGCCGAGGAGCCGGATTCGGGGCCGCGTGCCGGGGGTGGCGGGAGAGGGGAATCCCGTGAGCCGCAACGGACGGTGGTGCGGGTGAGGACGATATACCGCGAGACGCAGGGGAGGCTGGAAGAGATCGGGACGCACGAGGAGGGCACGTGGATCAACCTCGTCAACCCCACGCCCGCCGAGATCGAGGAGACCGTCTCGTGGTTCCAGATCCCCCCAGATTTCCTGACCGACCCCCTCGACGTCGACGAGCGGGCCCGCGTGGAACGGGAGGAGGGGAGCATCCTCATCGTCCTGCGCACGCCCCACCGCGAACCCCCCGGGGCCGACATCCCCTACACCACTCTCCCGCTCGGGATCATCCTCACGCACAACGTGACGATCACCGTCTGCCTCACCGAGGTCGATCTCATCGCCGAGTTCCTCGAGGGGAAGGTGAGGAATTTCTCTCCCGCGAAACAGGGGAGGTTCGTCCTCCTCCTCTTCTACAGGAACACGCTCCTCTACATGCGGTACCTCCGGGACATCAACAGGATGACGGCGCAGGTCGAGCGGGCGCTCTACCGCGCGCTGAAGAACGAGGAGCTCATCCACCTCCTGAACCTCGAAAAAAGCCTCGTGTACTTCGTCACGTCGCTCCGGTCCAACGCCCTCATGCTCGAGAAGTTCAACGCGATCGCCTGCATCCGGATGAGCGAGGAAGACAGGGACCTCTTCGAGGACATGGTCATCGAGAACAAGCAGGCCCTCGAGATGGCCAACATCTACTCGAGCATCCTCTCGGACATGATGGACGCGTTCGCGTCGGTCATCTCGAACAACCTCAACGTCATCATGAAGCTCCTCACGACCGTCACGATCATCCTCATGATCCCGACACTTGTCGCGAGCGTGTACGGGATGAACGTCGAGCTCCCGTTCCAGCACACCCCATACGCGTTCCTCTTCACGATGGTCGTCTCCTTCATCCTCTCCGCGATAGGAATCGTCATCTTCTGGCGCAAGGAACTCATCTGAGCCCGCGGGATCCGGGAAAGCGCATATACGGGTGGAACGCGAGTACGTACCATGAAATCCGTCGCCGACCTCCTGTTCTCGCCGGGGCGCTTCTTTGCCGAGGGAGAGGGGAGAGAGCCGGGTCTCCTCGTGCCCGGCCTGATCGCGGTGGCCGGGGCATCCGTCTCGGCACTCGCCGCGTACGCGATGTCCCCCCTCTACCGGGAGATGTTCGCACCCGCGGGTGCGGGGGAAGAGATGGGCATGGTCATCGGGGTGGCCGGGGCAGTCGGCGCGTTCGCGTTCTTCATCCTCGTCTGGTGGGTCCTCATGGCCTGCGCGTTCCACGTCGTCTCCATCCCCCTCGGGGGGCAGGGGAAGTTCTCCGGCACCCTCGCGGCGACGGGGTACGGGCTCCTGCCCGTTGTCGTGGGGAACGCCATCTCCTTCGCCGTGCTCCTCGCCACGCTCCCCTCCATCGCCGTGCCGGCCGTGAGGAACGTCCGAGACCCTTCAATCGTGCAGGAGGCAATCGCCGGGCTCCAGAGGGACCCCGCGATGCAGCAGTACACGCTCGCTGCCACGGTGATCTCGGTCATATTCCTCGCGTGGAGTGCGAATATCTGGATCTTCGGCGTGGGACACGCCCGGAAACTCAAGACGAGGGACGCGGTCGTCACGGTCCTCGTGCCGGCGGGCATCATGGCCGCGTTTTCCATCGGCTCCTACGTGACAGGGGCCCTCGCGGCCGGGGGGTCGTAGGGAGCATGCCGCGCGCCGCCACTGCCGCCGCCATCGCCGTCGCCGTCACCCTCCTCCTCGCCGTCCCGCTCGCGGCCGCCGCCGAGCAGGTGCAGGCGGGGACCACGGGCGCCGCGCAGGTGATGGTCACGAACGTCACCGTCAGCCCCGAGGTCTTCATGCCGGGCGATTCCGGCACGATCACGGTGGAGGTCGTGAACAACGGGGCCCAAAGCGTCGCGATACGCCGGGCGACGCTCTACGACGAGAAGATCCGCGTCGCGTCGCTCCCGTACGAGACCACGATGTACCTCGGCGCGGGGAACAGGATGCGTTTCACCTTCACGGTGAGGGCTTCCGTCCCCGAGGGGATCTACTACCCGGTCTTCTCGCTCGACTTCCGCGACGCGGGCTACCTCCGGTACCCCGTGAAGCTCCGCGTCCAGGACCAGCCCCTCGCGCTCGCGGTCCTCTCGAAGCCCGACGTCTTCGAGGGGGAGAAGAGGGAGAAGGTCGAGATCCTCGTGGGGAACCCCCGCGACAACACCCTCTCCGGGATCACGGTCACCCCCACGGGGGAGGGGATCGACGCGACCCCCTCGCAGGCGTTCGTCGGGTCGCTCGCCCCCGACCAGTCCCAGAAGGTCACGTTCCTGGTCACGCCCCGGTCCTCGGCGACGCTCGAGTTCCGCGCCGACTACTACAACGGGATCAACCCCCACACCGAGGCGATCAGGGTCCCGGTCACCGTGGGGAGGAGCAAGCTCCGCGCCGAGCCGGTCATCTCGAACGTCCGCGTGGAGAGGTCGGGCACGACCTACACGCTCACGGGTGACGTCACGAACGCGGGCCTCGAGCCCGCAAACGCCGTGATCGTCACGGTGGGGGAGGGGGCGGTCCCCCGGGACCCCTACCGGCAGTACGTCGTGGGGACGCTCCAGCCCGACGATTTCGCCGGTTTCGAGGTGACATTCTCGGCCGCGGGCAACGAGACCCGCGTCCCCGTCGTGGTCACCCACAAGGATACCGACGGGAACACCTACACCACGGTCTTCCCCGTCGACCTCCCGGCCGCCGGGTCCCGCGCGGAGGGGGAGGGCCCGGGGCAGGGATTCCCGTACCTTGTCGCGGGAGTGATCGCGGCGTCCGCGGCGGTCGTCTGCGGGGCGGTGTGGTATTCCTGGAGAAGGCGATGAGCGGGGGAGGGGCACGTGACCCGGTCATCAGGTTCCGGGACGTGACCAAGGTCTACCCGCTCCCGGCCGGCGACGTGGTCGCGCTCGACCACGTGACCCTCGACGTCGAGCCCGGGGACTTCATCGCGGTCATGGGACCTTCCGGGTCGGGCAAGTCGACCCTCCTCAACCTCATGGGCTGCATGGACACCCCCACCTCCGGGTACCTCGGGATCAAGGGCAGGGACGTGGGGAGCATGTCCGACGACGAGCTCACGGTCCTCCGCAGGGACCACATCGGGTTCATCTTCCAGCAGTTCAACCTCATCCCCCTCCTCACGGCGCTCGAGAACGTGGCGTACCCCTACGTCCTGAAGACCGGGATCCGCGACTGCACCGCGCACTGCGCGGAAGTCCTCAGGGCAATGGACCTCGACCCGTCCCTCTACTCGCACAGGCCGGCGGAGCTCTCGGGGGGGCAGCAGCAGCGCGTCGCGATCGCCCGCGCCCTCGTGAACGATCCCGAGATCCTCCTCGCCGACGAGCCGACGGGGAACCTCGACACGCGGACGGGCTCGGCCATCATGGAACTCCTCAAGGAGCTGAACGAGGACCGCGGGAAGACCATCGTCATGGTCACCCACGACCCGAACGTCGCCCGGTTCGCCCACCGGACGATACGGCTCGTGGACGGGAGGATCGCGTGAGCGGGAGGTGACGGGGTTTCCCATGCAGGTCTCGCTCTTCTTCGACTTCGCGAGGAGGAACCTCCGGCGCCACTGGCTCCGGTCCCTCCTTGCCATCGTCGGGATCGTCATCGGCGTGACCGCGATCGTCTCGATGGGCATCCTCGGCAACAGTCTCGTGCTCGCGATCTCCGACAGCCTCTCTGCCGTGGGGGACAGCATCATCGTGGTGCCCCACGCGGGAGGGGGCCCCATGATGACCTACGCGGCGAGCGAGGGGATCACGGAGCGCCAGCTCGAACAGATCCGGAGGGCGGTCTCCCCCAACCCCACGATCCCCGTGTACTCGGGGAGCGCGCGGATGAGGATAGGCGCGGAGGACACCGTCGGGGTGGTGTACGGCCTGCGCCCCGACGACATCCCCACCCTCCTCGAGGTGGAGGAGGGCACGTACCTCAGGGGGAGCTCGGGGGCGATGGCGGGTGCCCGGTTCGCGAGGGAGCACGACCTGCGGGTCGGCTCGCGCATCACCGTGAAGGACAAGGGCACCCTGCGCGTCGTCGGGATCATCAGGGAGAGGGGGATGGGCTTTGACATCAACCCTGACTACGGCATCGTCGTGGACAGCGGGTGGTACAAGCAGGCATTCGACAAGGAGGACTACGACCTCGTCATCGTGAAGGTGCGGGACCTCCCGCGGATAGGGGCGGTCAAGGAGGCGATCGAGAAGCAGCTCAACCGCCGGGAGACGGTCGTGGATGCCATCGATACGAGGGCGATCCTCGAGACGATACTGGACACATTCGGGAGGATATCGATGTTCACCACCGCGATCGGCGGGATCTCGCTCATCGTCGCGGGCGTGAGCATCCTCAACATCATGATGATGTCGGTGACGGAGAGGACGAAGGAGATTGGTATCCTCCGGAGCATCGGGACGCGCAGGAACGAGATCCTCGCCATGTTCCTCTTCGAGGCCCTCATCCTCGGGATCGTCGGGAGCACCATCGGGGGGGTGGCGAGCATCTTCGGCGGGTACGCCGTGAGCGTCCTCATGATCCGGACGGCCGAATACCTCTTCGTCCCCTCGAGCATGGTCCACGTCCTCTACGGCGTCGGGTTCGGGGTGGGAACGAGCCTCCTCTCCGGCCTCTACCCCGCGTGGAAGGCCGCGAACCTGAACCCGATAGAGGCGCTGCGGCACGAGTGAGGTATCTCCCCGTGGCCGGCCCGCGAAACCGCCCTCACCGGCCCACGAGGAGGGCCCTCGTCCTCGTGTAGGAGAGGAGCGCCTCCGACCCGTTCTCGCGCCCGAGCCCCGACGACTTCACCCCGCCGAAGGGGATCTCGGGCGGGAGGCTCAAGTGGCGGTTGACCCAGACGACCCCTGCCCTTACCCGGGCGAAGACCTCGCGGGCGACATTGAGGTCACGGGTCCAGACGGAGGCGCCGAGGCCAAAGCGCGTCTCGTTCGCGTGCCGGATGGCGGTATCGAGGTCGTGGACCGGCATGACGGGCAGGACGGGGCCGAAGACCTCCTCGCGGAGGAGCGCGGACTCCGGGTGCAGGTCGGTGACGACCGTGGGGGCGAAGAACGAGCCCCTGTCGTACGCGGGGCCGCGGAGGGGTCCCCCTCCCGTCACGACGATTCCCTCCCCCTTCCGCCTGAACTCCTCCACGAGGGCCGCGATCGCGGCACGCTGTTCCTGCCCGCAGAGCGGGCCCATCTCGACACCCTCGTCGAGGCCGTTTCCCACGCGGAGGGCCGCGACCCGCGCCGCGAGCCTCCTGAGGAACTCCGGGAATATCGCCTCGTGGACGAAGAGGCGCTTGACCGCGGTGCAGGTCTGGCCGGCGTTGTAGAACCGCCCGCGCACCGCCCCCGCGACCGCGCTCCCGATATCGGCGTCCTTCCAGACGATCATCGGGTCCGAACCCCCGAGCTCGAGCGTGAGCTCCTTGAGGGTGCCGGCGGCGAGCTCCCGGACCCGCAGGCCGGTCGCGACGTTGCCCGTGAAGGAGACCTTCGCGATCTCCGGGTGGCGGACGATCGCTTCCCCGACGACTTCCCCCCTCCCGGTGACGACGTTGAGGACTCCGGGGGGGAGGCCCGCCTCCTCGAGCGTCCGCGCGAGCGTGATGGCAGAGAGGGGCGTCCGTGCCGCCGGCTTGAGGACGAGCGTGTTGCCGGCGAGGAGGGCCGGGGCAACCTTCCACGCCATGAGGAGGGCCGGCATGTTCCACGGGATGATGGCCCCGCAGACGCCGAGGGGCTCCCGCGCGACGACCGCGTCGCCGGTCTCCCCGAGCGGGACGTACTCGCCGGTCAGCGTGCCCGAGATCGCGGCGTAGTACTCGAGGACGTGGGCAAACCCCCTGACCTCGTCCGTGGACTCCCGCAGGGGCTTTCCCTGCTCCGCGGTGAGGAGGCGGGCTATCTCCCCGTGTCTCTCCCGCACGAGGGACGCGCCCCGGAGGAGGATCTGGCCGCGCTCGCGTGCCATGCGGGAGGCCCACCCCGGAAAGGCATCGGCGGCCGCCTCGACCGCGTCGTCGACGTCGTCCCCCGTCCCCTCCGGCACCCTCTCGATCTCCTCGCCCGTGGCCGGGTTCGTGACCTCCATCCACCGGTCGTCGGCACCGGCCACGTCCCTGCCGCCGATTCTCATCTGCATGATGCAGGGGTGGCGACCTTCACCATATTATACCTTGAGCAATGCCTCGAGCAATATCGGGCGCGGCGGCGCGGGAGGGAGGCCGACCTCACTTCCCCGCGAGCAGTCCCGCGAGCAGTCCCGCGAGCCTCCGCACCACCGGGGAGGGATCGGAGAGGAGAGGGGGGAGGACCGATCCCGCGCCGGCCTCGCGGACCTCGCGCGCGTAGCCGGCCCCGGCGAGCCACGCGAGGGAGCGGAGCGCGGCGATCCTCGTTGCATCGTCGGCGTCCCGGCAGGCGGAGAGGAGGAGGGGGATCCCCCCCGCGGAGATGAATGCCGGCGCCGCGTTGTCCGTCGACGAGAGGAAGGCGGGGAGCCGGGAGAGGAGCCTCCGCTTCGAGACGCGGTCGTTCCCCTCGATCGCCCTCTCGAGGCCGCAGGCGACCTGTTCCCCCTCCCCGCCGGGAAAGCCGTCCCCGGTCATCTCCCTCCCGGTTCCCTGCCGCGGGAGATAAGGCTTCCCTTTATGTGCGGGGAACGCGAGTCTGGGAGGGAGGTTACGGCATGAGAATCGGGATCATGGCAGACTCACACGACCACGTCCCGCGCATCCGGGAGGCGGTGGGGGTATTCGCCCGGGAGGGGGTGGACCTCGTCCTCCACGCGGGCGATTTCATCGCGCCGTTCGTCATCCCGGAGATCGCGAGGGTCGGCGTCCCCGTCGTGGGGGTCTTCGGGAACAACGACGGCGACTGCCCCCTCCTCCTCTCCCGCAGCAGGGAACAGGGGAACGTCGAGATCAGGGGGTACTTCGCGGAACTGGAGTACGGCGGCAGGAGGATCGCGCTGCTCCACGGGCACGACAGGGAGAGGCTCGCGGAGTGCATGGAGTCGGGCCACTACGACGTGGTGGTCCACGGGCACACGCACCAGTACGGGATCGGGTCCGCGGGCAAAACTCTCTCCGTCAACCCCGGGGAATTGTGCGGCTACCTCACGGGGAACCCGACCGTCGCGATCTACGAGACCGGGAGCGGGACCGCGCGGATTGTCCCCCTCTAGGGGGGAGGGGAGACGAGGTCCCGCAGGCATTCCCCCATCCCCGAGAGGATCCTCCCGACCATCGCCGGTCGAACACCGTCTCCGCAGAAACCCGAGGCGAGGGTGAGCGTGTCCCGGTAGGTGCTCGCCGCGACGGAGAAACCGGGCGGGTATTCCACGGGCGGGAGGAGGTACGCGTACCGGGCCGAGAGTTCCCCGAAGTCGGCGCACTCGCCGGGGATCACCCCCGCGTTCGAGAAGAACGGGTTCCTCGGGTAGTTCCCCGAGAGCGAGGCCCTCTTCCGCTCCTCGAGGATCTCGCGCACCCTGGAGAACCCCTCCGAGAACATCTCGCCGAGCCGGATCGCGGCACCGAGGGGTGCGCGGAGCCCCTTCTTCTCGGCCATCGCGCGGTGCGCGAGGTCGGCGTGGGCAGCCGGGGGGAGGGTCCCGTCCGCGGGGAGCCTCACCTCGAAGGCGACCGAGAGATTTGCGACTGGGAGGAGGCGGACGGTCGGTGCGAGCCTGCGCAGGTCGGCAGAGACGAGGACCGGGTATTCCTTCCCCTCCCCGTGCGGGATCTCGCGCGCGACGCTCCGGAAGAACGCGGAGAGGAGGAGGTCGTTGACGGTCATCCCGCGGGAGCGGGCGTACTTCCGGATCTCCAGGAAGAGGCCGGGTCCGATGCGCGCCGTCGCGTGGCGGGGGGACCGGGCATTCTCCGGGGTGCAGGGGATCCCCCATTCCGCCGTCCCCTCGCCGCAGGCCCTCCGCGCCGCCTCGCGCTCCGCGGGTGTGAACGCGGAGAGGACGGGTGCAAAGGACCTGTCAGGCAGGTCCAAACCTCGTGCCCTCGCCGCGCCGCCTCCCTCCCTGTAAAACTGCGCGAGGAGGGCCGCGGTCTCCTTCACGCCGCAGGCGTCGGACGCCGCGTGGTTCACGGAGAGGACGAGCACGTCCTCTCCCCCGCGGACGAGCGTGAGCCGGGCCTGCGGACCGGTGCGGGGGTCGATGCGCGTGCGGGAGGGCACGGTGCCGGCGGCACTTCCCGCGTCGCGTGCCCGGACGAGGGAGAAATAGGCACGGGGGGAGAGCCGGGGGATCTCCTCCCAGAATGGTTCCTCCGCGTCGACGAACCGGGAACGGAGGACGGGCTCCGCCTCGAGCACGTCCCCCATTGCCCGGGAGAGCCTCGCCTCGTCCAGCCTCCCCGGCAACTCCGCGACGAGGTGGATCATCTGGTCCCAGATGGTGGAGAGCAGGAAGTCCCACTGGTCGTTGACAGGCGCGGGGAACCTCCGACCCCCGGCGCGCCCCATCTCCGCGTGCATCTCCCTCCTCCCCCGTGCAGGCAGGAATTATGGGCAGGGGAAGGGAAAAATGTTCTTTTCCCCGGGGAACCGGGGATCCCGGGCGGGACAAACGGGGGCAGCCCGAGGGGGAGCACTCCAATTGTCTGTGCAACGTGGAATTTTACAATACAACAATGTATATAATTATACAAAACCCAGTCTTAACCCATGAAGACGAAGATCCTCCTCGACGAGGACCAGATGCCACGGCAGTGGTACAATATCCTGCCGGACCTCCCGTCGCCCCTCGATCCCCCGCTCCACCCGGCGACGGGAAAACCTGTCACGCCGGACGACCTTAAACCCATCTTCCCGATGGAACTCATCAGGCAGGAGATGAGCGACAGGAGGCAGGTCGAGATGCCGCAGGAGGTGAGGGAGATCCTCCTCCTCTGGAGACCGACACCCCTCTTCCGTGCCCACCGCCTCGAGAGGCACCTCAAGACACCGGCGCGCATCTACTACAAGTACGAGGGGGTGAGCCCTCCCGGGAGCCACAAGCCGAACACCGCTGTTGCTCAGGCGTACTACAACATGAAGGAGGGCATCGAGCGGATCGCGACCGAGACCGGCGCCGGGCAGTGGGGGTCGGCGCTCGCGTTCGCGACGCAGCTCTTCGGTCTCGCGTGCACGATCTACATGGTCCGCTCGAGTTACGCCCAGAAACCCTACCGGAAGTCGATGATGCAGGTCTGGGGTGCCGAGTGCATCCCGAGCCCCAGCACGAGGACGAGGGCAGGGCGCGCGGTGCTCGAGAGGGACCCCGAGACGACGGGGAGCCTCGGGATCGCCATCTCCGAGGCGGTCGAGGACGCGGCGACCCACCCCGACACCAACTACTCGCTCGGCTCGGTCCTGAACCACGTCTGCCTCCACCAGACCGTGATCGGCCTCGAGTGCAGGGAGCAGCTCGCGACCGTGGACGAGTACCCCGACGTCGTGATCGGGTGCGTGGGCGGCGGCTCGAACTTCGCCGGGATCTCCTTCCCGTTCGCCGCGGACAAGATCAAGGGGAGGAGGAAGGATCTCGACATCGTCGCCGTGGAACCTGCCTCGTGCCCGACGCTCACGAAGGGGCTCTACACCTACGACTACGGGGACGTCGCGGGCCTAACCCCGCTCCTCAAGATGTTCACGCTCGGCCACGACTTCGTCCCGCCGTCCATCCACGCGGGGGGCCTCCGGTACCACGGGGACTCCCCCATCGTCTCCCGCCTCGTGCACGACGGGGTGATGAGGGCGGTCGCGTACCACCAGACCGAGGTCTTCGAGGCCGCGCAGACCTTCGCCCGCACCGAGGGGATCATCGTCGCGCCGGAGACATCGCACGCGGTGAAGGCGGCGATCGACGTGGCCCTCGCCTGCAGGGAGAAAAGGGAGGAAAAGACGATCCTCTTCAACTGCTCGGGCCACGGGAACTTCGACATGGCCGCGTACGACGCGTTCTACGCCGGCCAGCTCGTGGACTACGAGTACCCTGCCGACCTCATCAGGGAGTCCCTCTCCCGCATCCCGAAGGTGCCCGGGAGCTAAAAGGCGATATCGCCCCGGTGAACGGGGCACGAGATACCTTTTTTCCCGAAGGAGGGGAGGTAGCGCGATGCTCCGCGTCATCGGTTTCCTCGTGAACCCCGTCGCGGGGATGGGAGGATCGGTAGGCCTCAAAGGGACGGACGGGCTCGTCGAGGAGGCAATCGCCCGCGGGGCCGAACCGCGGGCACCGCGGCGCGCCGAGGAGGCAGTCCGCCACCTCGCGGGACTCCCCCTCCACTTCCTCACGTGCGCGGGGCAGATGGGCGAGGAGCCCCTCTCCCGCGCGGGAATCGCAAGCTACGAGGTCGTGCACGTGCCCGCGGGCCCAAGGACGGACGCGGGGGACACGGTCGCAGCATGCCGCGCATTCGCGGGGAGGGGGGTCGACCTCGTCCTCTTCTGCGGGGGGGACGGGACCGCCCGCGACATCTACTCGGTCGTCGGCGACCGCACCCCGATCCTCGGCATCCCCGCGGGCGTGAAGATGTACTCCTCTGTCTTCGCGATCACGCCGGAGGCGGCCGCGACGATCGTCCGCGAGGGAGTGTCGGGCGAAAGGGAGTTCCACGTCCGCGACGCCGAGGTGATCGACGTCGACGAGGAGGCGTACCGGAGGGGAGAGTTTGCGACACGGCTCTTTGGGGTCGCGAGGACGCCGTACCGGCCCGGGCTCTCGCAGATGGCAAAGCAGGTCTTCGAGGACCCGGACGAGGAGAGGGCGAAGGGGGAGATCGCCCGGTTCCTCCGCGAGGTCATCGAGGGGACGCCCGACATCCTCTACATCCTCGGCCCCGGCGGGACGACGGCGGCAATCGCAGCGGAGCTCGGGCTCGAAAAGACCCTGCTAGGGTTCGACGCCGTG of Methanolinea sp. contains these proteins:
- a CDS encoding ABC transporter permease, with the protein product MQVSLFFDFARRNLRRHWLRSLLAIVGIVIGVTAIVSMGILGNSLVLAISDSLSAVGDSIIVVPHAGGGPMMTYAASEGITERQLEQIRRAVSPNPTIPVYSGSARMRIGAEDTVGVVYGLRPDDIPTLLEVEEGTYLRGSSGAMAGARFAREHDLRVGSRITVKDKGTLRVVGIIRERGMGFDINPDYGIVVDSGWYKQAFDKEDYDLVIVKVRDLPRIGAVKEAIEKQLNRRETVVDAIDTRAILETILDTFGRISMFTTAIGGISLIVAGVSILNIMMMSVTERTKEIGILRSIGTRRNEILAMFLFEALILGIVGSTIGGVASIFGGYAVSVLMIRTAEYLFVPSSMVHVLYGVGFGVGTSLLSGLYPAWKAANLNPIEALRHE
- the budA gene encoding acetolactate decarboxylase: MHRGRPCCGVSLGECGECGADRDTLFQVSTIGALMEGDYRGHVTFGELKGHGDFGIGTFEALDGEMVAVDGRYWQVTADGCVHPVTDGMETPFAAVTFFEPDIAFTIPRAENYSDFSRQVREALPSENMTYAVRVRGEFLRVLARSVPRQGEPYPRLADAVKNQSVFPINGTRGVAAGFYVPEYAGALNVPGFHLHYIADDGTRGGHVLDLSAEGVTVELDETPRFCLILGGDGGDGGKIPPPVRGEVERIEKSG
- a CDS encoding Yip1 family protein encodes the protein MKSVADLLFSPGRFFAEGEGREPGLLVPGLIAVAGASVSALAAYAMSPLYREMFAPAGAGEEMGMVIGVAGAVGAFAFFILVWWVLMACAFHVVSIPLGGQGKFSGTLAATGYGLLPVVVGNAISFAVLLATLPSIAVPAVRNVRDPSIVQEAIAGLQRDPAMQQYTLAATVISVIFLAWSANIWIFGVGHARKLKTRDAVVTVLVPAGIMAAFSIGSYVTGALAAGGS
- a CDS encoding magnesium transporter CorA family protein, which produces MRTIYRETQGRLEEIGTHEEGTWINLVNPTPAEIEETVSWFQIPPDFLTDPLDVDERARVEREEGSILIVLRTPHREPPGADIPYTTLPLGIILTHNVTITVCLTEVDLIAEFLEGKVRNFSPAKQGRFVLLLFYRNTLLYMRYLRDINRMTAQVERALYRALKNEELIHLLNLEKSLVYFVTSLRSNALMLEKFNAIACIRMSEEDRDLFEDMVIENKQALEMANIYSSILSDMMDAFASVISNNLNVIMKLLTTVTIILMIPTLVASVYGMNVELPFQHTPYAFLFTMVVSFILSAIGIVIFWRKELI
- a CDS encoding aldehyde dehydrogenase family protein yields the protein MQMRIGGRDVAGADDRWMEVTNPATGEEIERVPEGTGDDVDDAVEAAADAFPGWASRMARERGQILLRGASLVRERHGEIARLLTAEQGKPLRESTDEVRGFAHVLEYYAAISGTLTGEYVPLGETGDAVVAREPLGVCGAIIPWNMPALLMAWKVAPALLAGNTLVLKPAARTPLSAITLARTLEEAGLPPGVLNVVTGRGEVVGEAIVRHPEIAKVSFTGNVATGLRVRELAAGTLKELTLELGGSDPMIVWKDADIGSAVAGAVRGRFYNAGQTCTAVKRLFVHEAIFPEFLRRLAARVAALRVGNGLDEGVEMGPLCGQEQRAAIAALVEEFRRKGEGIVVTGGGPLRGPAYDRGSFFAPTVVTDLHPESALLREEVFGPVLPVMPVHDLDTAIRHANETRFGLGASVWTRDLNVAREVFARVRAGVVWVNRHLSLPPEIPFGGVKSSGLGRENGSEALLSYTRTRALLVGR
- a CDS encoding ABC transporter ATP-binding protein, coding for MSGGGARDPVIRFRDVTKVYPLPAGDVVALDHVTLDVEPGDFIAVMGPSGSGKSTLLNLMGCMDTPTSGYLGIKGRDVGSMSDDELTVLRRDHIGFIFQQFNLIPLLTALENVAYPYVLKTGIRDCTAHCAEVLRAMDLDPSLYSHRPAELSGGQQQRVAIARALVNDPEILLADEPTGNLDTRTGSAIMELLKELNEDRGKTIVMVTHDPNVARFAHRTIRLVDGRIA
- a CDS encoding pyridoxal phosphate-dependent aminotransferase, with product MRELSRKLAGIPPSATIEISNLARQMEKRGIPVISLSIGEPDFDTPRHIKDACIKALLDGETHYAPSNGIPELLEAIAAKIARENGFSCTPDEVIVTCGAKDAIYDAMEAVLNPGEEVIILDPAWVSYEPCVVIAGGKPVHHSLDQETFQVDDSILERVSPRTKMVIVNTPSNPSGAVLDRKSLSLIADMCADYDLIALSDEIYEKLTYGKPHVSLASIGDMAERTITVNGFSKAYAMTGWRLGYAVAPLPIIRQMSKVQQHSVSHPTTFAMYGGVAALTSDQSCVEEMRREFQRRRDFLAGELRLMGYRTAPADGAFYVFVRVEGDDMEVARRWLEDLHIAVTPGSAFHAPGWERISYATSMANLEEAVRRFRRAS